From a region of the Panthera uncia isolate 11264 chromosome B1, Puncia_PCG_1.0, whole genome shotgun sequence genome:
- the MED28 gene encoding mediator of RNA polymerase II transcription subunit 28: protein MAAPLGGMFSGQPPGHPGDSRGQASLLQAAPGPPRTSNSTLVDELESSFEACFASLVSQDYVNGTDQEEIRTGVDQCIQKFLDIARQTECFFLQKRLQLSVQKPEQVIKEDVSELRNELQRKDALVQKHLTKLRHWQQVLEDINAQHKKPAEIPQGSLAYLEQASANIPAPMKQS, encoded by the exons ATGGCGGCGCCGCTGGGAGGTATGTTCTCCGGACAGCCGCCTGGACATCCCGGAGACTCCAGGGGCCAGGCTTCGCTTCTTCAGGCAGCGCCAGGCCCTCCGAGAACTTCTAACAGTACGTTGGTGGACGAGTTGGAGTCCTCTTTTGAG GCTTGCTTTGCTTCTCTTGTGAGTCAGGACTATGTCAATGGCACAGATCAGGAGGAAATTAGAACTG GTGTTGATCAGTGTATCCAGAAATTTCTGGATATTGCAAGACAAACGGAATGTTTTTTCCTACAAAAAAGATTGCAGTTATCTGTCCAGAAACCAGAGCAAGTTATCAAAGAG GATGTCTCAGAACTAAGGAATGAATTGCAGCGGAAGGATGCTCTGGTCCAGAAGCACTTGACAAAACTGAGGCATTGGCAGCAGGTGCTGGAGGACATCAACGCGCAGCACAAAAAGCCAGCCGAAATCCCTCAGGGCTCCTTGGCCTACCTCGAGCAGGCGTCTGCTAACATCCCTGCACCCATGAAGCAAAGCTGA